From one Acidimicrobiales bacterium genomic stretch:
- a CDS encoding cobaltochelatase subunit CobN, whose translation MILVLTNADTEILALRSIVEALPGGFPAVRAANPATLDRPPPLDGVEAVLVRLLGGRRAWESPLDELRRRCVAEGIPLLAFGGEAVPDAELAGLSTVPGGTLAQAFAYLVHGGLDNIEHLLRFAADTVLRHGFGFEAPRPVPSEGVLGEGDGAARPVDPSRPTVAIVFYRAHLLAGNTTFVTDLATAVEARGANALPVWCYSLRPDGDGRVRALELLAERGVDAVITTVLAMGSTRGEEWDASALAALDVPVVQAIASTGTSAAWEAGSAGLAPVDVAMQVAIPEFDGRIVAVPFSFKETVDDADVLGAPVTAYRTRPDRVGRVAGLAVRQASLRRTPAGERRVAVVLSAYPTKRSRVGNAVALDTPTSVVALLHSLRDRGYRVDRIPVDGDALMAELLDGFVYDNDWLTEAQLAQAPGRWPAGRYAAWFATLPAATQGDLTAAWGDPPGSVHLDAATDELVFPGIDLGHVLVTVQPPRGFGENPIAIYHSPDLAPTHHYLAFYRWLDDGWGADAVVHAGKHGTLEWLPGKGLGLSAGCYPDAALGDMPLVYPFVVNDPGEGTQAKRRAHAVIVDHLLPPMTRAEAYDDTARLEALLDEHARVASLDPAKLPAIRRRVWDLLVEAEIHRDLGLGAAPEGDAFDDLVLHVDGYLCELKDAQIRGGLHVLGSPPAGEAELDLVLALTRLPQGAVPSLRAELAPDAPRDEVDRAEADNRAVLAGLQTAGWAYDGDHPTLRWVCDRLVPALARTTDELAGIAAALDGRFVPAGPSGAPTRGMAHVLPTGRNFYSVDPKALPSPLAYEVGTALADKLIERHMQEEGRPPATVGLVVWGTAAMRTMGDDVAEALALLGVRPVWAAESGRVTGLELVPDDELGRPRVDVVLRISGFFRDAFPHLVELLDDAVRLAGFGDDPRIFGAKPGAYGSGILPLLDSGDWRSDDDLAAVYEAWGGFAYGRAGMGVPAVDAMRRRFSTIEVAVKNQDNREHDIFDSDDYLQDHGGMVATIRALTGAQPKAWFGDSADPARPRVRSLAEEAARVVRTRVLNPKWIGAMQRHGYKGAFELAATVDYLFGYDATAQVVEDWMYERVTAAYVADPEVRKFFELSNPWALRSIAEKLLEADERGLWDASAGALATLRDALLEAEGWEESR comes from the coding sequence GTGATCCTCGTCCTCACCAACGCCGACACCGAGATCCTGGCCCTTCGCTCGATCGTGGAAGCCCTGCCCGGCGGCTTCCCCGCCGTCCGGGCGGCCAACCCGGCCACCCTCGACCGGCCGCCGCCGCTCGACGGCGTGGAGGCGGTACTGGTGCGCCTCCTCGGGGGTCGCCGCGCCTGGGAGAGCCCCCTCGACGAGCTGCGCCGCCGGTGCGTGGCCGAAGGCATCCCCCTCTTGGCCTTCGGGGGCGAGGCGGTGCCCGACGCCGAGCTGGCCGGTCTGTCGACGGTGCCGGGCGGCACCCTGGCCCAGGCGTTCGCCTATCTGGTGCACGGCGGGCTCGACAACATCGAGCACCTGCTGCGCTTCGCGGCCGACACCGTCCTGCGCCACGGCTTCGGGTTCGAGGCGCCGCGGCCGGTCCCGTCCGAGGGCGTGCTGGGCGAGGGCGACGGGGCCGCACGGCCCGTCGACCCGTCGCGGCCGACCGTCGCCATCGTGTTCTACCGGGCCCATCTGCTGGCCGGGAACACCACCTTCGTCACCGACCTGGCCACCGCCGTCGAGGCCCGCGGCGCCAACGCCCTCCCGGTGTGGTGCTACTCGCTGCGCCCGGATGGCGACGGGCGGGTGCGGGCCCTCGAGCTGCTGGCCGAGCGGGGGGTCGACGCGGTGATCACCACCGTGCTGGCCATGGGCTCGACCCGCGGCGAGGAGTGGGATGCCTCCGCACTGGCCGCCCTCGACGTGCCCGTCGTCCAGGCCATAGCGTCCACGGGGACCTCGGCGGCGTGGGAGGCGGGCAGCGCCGGCCTGGCGCCGGTCGACGTGGCCATGCAGGTGGCCATCCCCGAGTTCGACGGCCGCATCGTCGCCGTGCCGTTCTCGTTCAAGGAGACGGTGGACGACGCCGACGTCCTCGGCGCCCCCGTCACCGCCTACCGCACCCGGCCCGACCGGGTGGGCCGCGTGGCCGGCCTGGCGGTGCGGCAGGCGTCGCTGCGGCGGACCCCGGCGGGCGAGCGGCGCGTCGCCGTCGTCTTGTCCGCCTACCCCACCAAGCGCAGCCGGGTCGGCAACGCGGTGGCCCTCGACACCCCGACCAGCGTGGTCGCCCTGCTGCACTCGCTGCGCGACCGGGGGTACCGGGTCGACCGCATACCGGTTGACGGCGACGCCCTCATGGCCGAGCTGCTCGACGGGTTCGTCTACGACAACGACTGGCTCACCGAGGCCCAGTTGGCCCAGGCACCCGGCCGCTGGCCGGCCGGTCGCTACGCGGCCTGGTTCGCCACCCTGCCGGCGGCGACGCAGGGGGATCTCACGGCTGCGTGGGGCGACCCGCCCGGCTCCGTCCACCTCGACGCCGCCACCGACGAGCTCGTCTTCCCCGGCATCGACCTCGGCCACGTGCTGGTCACCGTGCAGCCGCCGCGCGGCTTCGGCGAGAACCCGATCGCCATCTACCACTCGCCCGACCTCGCCCCGACCCACCACTACCTGGCCTTCTACCGCTGGCTCGACGACGGCTGGGGGGCCGACGCCGTGGTCCACGCCGGAAAGCACGGGACCCTGGAATGGCTGCCGGGCAAGGGCCTCGGCCTGTCCGCCGGGTGCTACCCCGACGCCGCCCTCGGCGACATGCCCCTCGTCTACCCCTTCGTGGTGAACGACCCCGGCGAGGGGACCCAGGCCAAGCGTCGGGCCCACGCCGTCATCGTCGACCACCTGCTGCCCCCCATGACCAGGGCCGAGGCCTACGACGACACGGCCCGCCTGGAAGCCCTGCTCGACGAGCACGCCCGGGTGGCCTCGCTCGACCCGGCCAAGCTGCCGGCCATCCGCCGGCGGGTGTGGGACCTGCTGGTCGAGGCCGAGATCCACCGCGACCTCGGGCTGGGCGCCGCCCCCGAGGGCGACGCGTTCGACGACCTCGTGCTCCACGTCGACGGCTACCTGTGCGAGCTCAAGGACGCCCAGATCCGCGGCGGCCTCCACGTGCTGGGCTCCCCTCCGGCGGGAGAGGCGGAGCTGGACCTCGTGCTCGCCCTCACCCGGCTGCCCCAGGGCGCCGTCCCGTCGCTGCGGGCCGAGCTGGCCCCGGACGCGCCGCGGGACGAGGTCGACCGGGCCGAGGCGGACAACCGCGCCGTGCTGGCCGGCCTCCAGACCGCCGGGTGGGCCTACGACGGCGACCACCCGACCCTGCGCTGGGTGTGTGACCGCCTCGTGCCCGCCCTGGCCCGCACCACCGACGAGCTGGCCGGCATCGCCGCCGCCCTCGACGGCCGCTTCGTGCCCGCCGGCCCGAGCGGCGCCCCCACACGGGGGATGGCCCACGTGCTGCCCACCGGCCGCAACTTCTACTCGGTCGACCCCAAGGCCCTGCCGTCGCCGCTGGCCTACGAGGTGGGCACCGCGCTGGCGGACAAGCTGATCGAGCGCCACATGCAAGAGGAGGGCCGCCCGCCCGCCACCGTGGGACTGGTGGTGTGGGGCACGGCGGCCATGCGCACCATGGGCGACGACGTGGCCGAGGCCCTCGCCCTGCTCGGGGTGCGCCCGGTGTGGGCGGCCGAGTCGGGCCGGGTGACCGGCCTGGAGCTGGTGCCTGACGACGAGCTGGGCCGGCCCCGGGTGGACGTGGTGCTGCGCATCTCCGGGTTCTTCCGCGATGCCTTCCCCCACCTCGTCGAGCTGCTCGACGACGCCGTCCGCCTGGCCGGCTTCGGTGACGACCCCCGCATCTTCGGGGCCAAGCCGGGGGCGTACGGCTCGGGCATCCTGCCCCTCCTCGACTCGGGGGACTGGCGCAGCGACGACGACCTGGCCGCCGTCTACGAGGCATGGGGCGGCTTCGCCTACGGCCGGGCTGGGATGGGCGTGCCGGCGGTCGACGCCATGCGCCGGCGCTTCTCGACCATCGAGGTGGCGGTGAAGAACCAGGACAACCGTGAGCACGACATCTTCGACTCCGACGACTACCTCCAGGACCACGGCGGCATGGTGGCGACCATCCGCGCCCTCACCGGCGCCCAGCCCAAGGCGTGGTTCGGCGACTCGGCCGATCCCGCCCGGCCCCGTGTGCGCAGCCTGGCCGAGGAGGCGGCGCGGGTGGTGCGCACCCGGGTGCTCAACCCGAAGTGGATCGGCGCCATGCAGCGCCACGGGTACAAGGGGGCCTTCGAGCTGGCCGCCACCGTCGACTATTTGTTCGGCTACGACGCCACCGCCCAGGTGGTGGAGGACTGGATGTACGAGCGGGTGACGGCCGCCTACGTGGCCGATCCCGAGGTGCGCAAGTTCTTCGAGCTGTCGAACCCGTGGGCGCTGCGCTCGATCGCCGAGAAGCTCCTCGAAGCCGATGAGCGGGGCCTGTGGGACGCGTCGGCCGGGGCGCTGGCCACCCTGCGCGACGCCCTGCTGGAGGCCGAGGGATGGGAGGAGTCGCGATGA
- a CDS encoding VWA domain-containing protein, whose protein sequence is MSTTDTTGGCVRFPFSAVVGHDDVKLALLLNAMDPRIGGVLLRGQKGSAKTTLARGLATLLPGRAPFVELPLGATEDRLIGSLDVAAALGEGRRLFRPGLLADVDGGVLYVDEVNLLADHLVDVLLDVAVSGVNVVEREGLSESHPARFVMAGSMNPEEGDLRPQLLDRFGLAVDVATSADPDERAEAVRRRLAFDADPAAFASAWAGEEDRLRARLAAHRPADLAPGLLTRISALCASVGAEGLRADLVICRAATALAGWDGEATATEEHVRRVAPLALAHRRRRSPFDQPGVDQQAIDDALHDPPPDQRDPRDPSNVESRDGGGDGRRGPDGDGAAGRRAEADAPGRVVAVRAARTRSDHEAGGRRSTVEGPRGRLVGSRVPGGPPTSVAVGATLRATAERVAVGGGPAATEAGDLREAVREQRAGNLLVLTVDASGSMGAARRMEAVKGAVVSLLLDAYQRRDRVALVAFGGEGAEVVLRPTSSVEVASARLADVVTGGRTPLAAGLEAALGVCTAAAGGAHRPLLVLVSDGRATAAPPGADDPLAAAHRVAASIASRGLDAVVIDAEDGRTRLGLARGLAEAMGARYLALPELTTGALSGALQAVLP, encoded by the coding sequence ATGAGCACGACCGACACGACCGGCGGGTGTGTGCGGTTCCCGTTCAGCGCCGTCGTCGGCCACGACGACGTCAAGCTGGCCCTGCTCCTCAACGCCATGGACCCCCGCATCGGCGGCGTGCTCCTGCGGGGGCAGAAGGGCAGCGCCAAGACCACGCTGGCCCGGGGCCTCGCCACCCTGCTGCCCGGCCGGGCCCCGTTCGTCGAGCTGCCCCTCGGGGCCACCGAGGACCGCCTCATCGGCAGCCTCGACGTGGCCGCCGCCCTCGGGGAGGGCCGCCGCCTCTTCCGGCCCGGACTGCTGGCCGACGTGGACGGCGGCGTGCTCTACGTCGACGAGGTCAACCTCCTGGCCGACCACCTGGTCGACGTGCTCCTCGACGTCGCCGTCAGCGGCGTGAACGTGGTCGAGCGGGAGGGCCTGTCCGAGTCGCACCCGGCCCGGTTCGTGATGGCCGGGTCGATGAACCCCGAGGAGGGCGACCTGCGGCCCCAGCTGCTCGACCGCTTCGGCCTGGCCGTCGACGTGGCCACCAGCGCCGATCCAGACGAGCGGGCCGAGGCGGTGCGCCGGCGCCTCGCCTTCGACGCCGACCCGGCCGCCTTCGCCTCCGCCTGGGCCGGTGAGGAGGACCGCCTGCGGGCCCGCCTGGCCGCCCACCGTCCCGCCGACCTGGCCCCCGGCCTGCTCACCCGCATCTCGGCGCTGTGCGCGTCGGTGGGGGCCGAGGGCCTGCGGGCCGACCTGGTGATCTGCCGGGCAGCCACCGCCCTGGCCGGCTGGGACGGCGAGGCCACCGCCACCGAGGAGCACGTACGGCGAGTCGCCCCCCTGGCACTGGCCCACCGGCGCCGGCGCTCCCCCTTCGACCAGCCCGGCGTCGACCAGCAGGCGATCGACGACGCCCTCCACGACCCCCCGCCAGACCAGCGCGACCCGCGCGACCCGAGCAACGTCGAGAGCCGGGACGGTGGCGGTGACGGCCGTCGCGGCCCGGACGGTGATGGCGCAGCCGGGAGGCGGGCCGAGGCGGACGCCCCGGGCCGGGTGGTCGCCGTGCGGGCGGCCCGGACACGGTCCGACCACGAGGCCGGCGGTCGCCGTTCCACCGTCGAGGGGCCCCGGGGCCGCCTCGTGGGCAGCCGCGTGCCCGGCGGCCCACCGACGTCGGTCGCCGTCGGGGCCACGCTGCGCGCCACCGCCGAACGAGTCGCCGTCGGCGGCGGCCCGGCCGCCACCGAGGCCGGCGACCTGCGCGAGGCGGTGCGCGAGCAGCGGGCCGGCAACCTGCTCGTGCTGACGGTCGACGCCTCCGGCTCGATGGGCGCGGCCCGGCGTATGGAGGCGGTCAAGGGCGCCGTGGTGTCCCTGTTGCTCGACGCCTACCAGCGCCGCGACCGCGTGGCCCTCGTCGCCTTCGGTGGCGAGGGCGCCGAGGTGGTGCTCCGGCCGACCAGCAGCGTCGAGGTCGCCTCGGCGCGGCTGGCCGACGTGGTCACCGGGGGTCGCACCCCGCTGGCCGCCGGGCTCGAGGCCGCCCTCGGTGTGTGCACGGCGGCGGCCGGAGGGGCCCACCGGCCCCTGCTCGTGCTGGTCTCCGACGGCCGGGCCACAGCCGCACCGCCCGGCGCCGACGATCCGTTGGCCGCCGCCCACCGGGTGGCGGCATCCATCGCCTCGCGTGGCCTCGACGCCGTCGTCATCGACGCCGAGGACGGACGGACCCGCCTCGGCCTGGCGCGCGGCCTGGCCGAGGCCATGGGCGCCCGCTACCTCGCCCTGCCCGAGCTGACCACCGGCGCCCTGAGCGGCGCCCTCCAGGCGGTACTGCCATGA
- the cobT gene encoding nicotinate-nucleotide--dimethylbenzimidazole phosphoribosyltransferase yields the protein MKALLDAVVFDIGGTLVTEADPGTPVGDLVVEVRRGAVDDLSALAAAGLAIGAATNTAVMPEAEVRALLVPSGLADLLPVIATSSDAGADKPDPAVLHLALERLGVADPARVLYVGDRDIDVTAAAAAGMPFAPIGDGPVMAAVMAWIDRVTSEVIADAVVAIRPVDVEAERAATELQDRLTKPRGALGRLESLGIRLAALAGEVPPPVPHPAAVAVFAGDHGVLAQGVTQWPQEVTGQMVANFLAGGAAINVLAGQVGAEVVVVDMGVAGILPAHPGLLDRKVRAATWDLADGPAMTVAEAGQAVAAGIGVARLLVERGARCLVTGDMGIGNTTPSAALIAAFTGRPAAEVTGRGTGIDDPTLARKVAVIERALTRVGPGDGPLAVLAEVGGFEIAGLAGFILGGAAAGVPMVTDGVIAMAALLTASRIAPTVLPWCIAGHRSVEPGATVALAHLDLEPLLDLGLRLGEGTGAVLALPMVQAAARILGGMATFDAAGVVEKEG from the coding sequence ATGAAGGCCCTGCTCGACGCCGTCGTGTTCGACATCGGCGGCACCCTCGTCACCGAGGCTGACCCCGGCACCCCCGTCGGTGACCTCGTGGTCGAGGTCCGCCGCGGGGCGGTCGACGACCTGAGCGCCCTGGCCGCCGCCGGCCTCGCCATCGGCGCCGCCACCAACACGGCGGTCATGCCCGAGGCCGAGGTCCGGGCCCTGCTCGTCCCGAGCGGGCTGGCCGATCTCCTGCCGGTCATCGCCACGTCGTCCGACGCCGGCGCCGACAAGCCGGATCCGGCGGTGCTCCATCTCGCCCTCGAGCGCCTCGGCGTCGCCGACCCGGCTCGGGTGCTGTACGTCGGCGACCGCGACATCGACGTCACCGCCGCCGCAGCCGCCGGCATGCCCTTCGCCCCGATCGGCGACGGTCCGGTGATGGCTGCGGTCATGGCGTGGATCGACCGAGTGACCAGCGAGGTCATCGCCGACGCCGTGGTGGCCATCCGGCCGGTCGACGTCGAAGCGGAGCGGGCGGCCACCGAGCTGCAGGACCGGCTGACCAAGCCACGCGGCGCCCTCGGCCGGCTCGAATCCCTCGGCATCCGCCTGGCGGCGCTGGCCGGGGAGGTGCCTCCCCCCGTGCCCCATCCGGCGGCGGTGGCCGTGTTCGCCGGCGACCACGGGGTGCTCGCCCAGGGGGTGACCCAATGGCCCCAGGAGGTCACCGGCCAGATGGTCGCCAACTTCCTGGCCGGCGGCGCGGCAATAAACGTGCTGGCCGGCCAGGTGGGCGCCGAGGTGGTGGTCGTCGACATGGGCGTGGCCGGCATCCTCCCGGCTCACCCCGGGTTGCTCGACCGCAAGGTCCGGGCGGCCACCTGGGACCTGGCGGACGGGCCGGCCATGACGGTGGCCGAGGCCGGCCAGGCGGTGGCCGCCGGCATCGGCGTCGCCCGCCTTCTCGTCGAGCGGGGTGCCCGCTGCCTCGTCACCGGCGACATGGGCATCGGCAACACCACGCCTTCGGCCGCCCTGATCGCCGCCTTCACCGGTCGCCCGGCGGCCGAGGTGACCGGGAGGGGTACCGGAATCGACGACCCGACCCTGGCCCGCAAGGTGGCGGTGATCGAGCGGGCGCTGACCCGGGTGGGCCCCGGCGACGGGCCGCTCGCCGTGCTGGCCGAAGTGGGCGGCTTCGAGATCGCCGGGCTGGCGGGCTTCATCCTCGGTGGCGCGGCGGCCGGGGTGCCGATGGTCACCGACGGCGTGATCGCCATGGCCGCGCTCCTCACCGCCTCCCGCATCGCCCCGACGGTGCTGCCCTGGTGCATCGCCGGGCACCGCTCCGTGGAGCCGGGTGCCACCGTCGCCCTCGCCCACCTCGACCTCGAGCCCCTGCTCGACCTCGGCCTGCGGCTCGGCGAAGGCACCGGCGCCGTGCTGGCCCTGCCCATGGTGCAGGCGGCGGCCCGCATCCTGGGAGGGATGGCCACCTTCGACGCCGCCGGCGTGGTGGAGAAGGAGGGGTGA
- a CDS encoding sigma-70 family RNA polymerase sigma factor, whose amino-acid sequence MSALWSSSRRTSVIGGRRVGSPTRRRSMVLWIRFRPRRPWSTCLHVSGTRQPITDPLGEQFAPVLAAAQCGTGWAAERLWRSLAPAVTGYLRVQGAAEPDDVTSEVFISVFQRIGSFSGSEAQFRSWVFTIAHHRLVDERRRARSRPQRFVPEHGVVEGSPAASAEHEAVRRLSDDAVRQICERLVPDQRDVVVLRVLGRLTVEEVAEVVGKSPGAVKALQRRGFAALRRIFEREGVPL is encoded by the coding sequence ATGTCGGCGCTGTGGAGCTCGAGCCGGCGCACCAGCGTGATCGGCGGTCGCCGGGTCGGCTCCCCCACGAGGCGCCGGAGTATGGTCCTTTGGATTCGATTCAGACCACGGCGGCCATGGTCGACATGCCTACACGTGAGCGGAACGCGCCAGCCCATCACTGACCCTTTGGGCGAGCAGTTCGCCCCGGTGCTCGCCGCCGCGCAGTGCGGAACGGGTTGGGCCGCGGAACGGCTGTGGCGATCCCTGGCGCCCGCCGTGACCGGTTACCTCAGGGTGCAGGGAGCCGCCGAGCCCGACGACGTCACCAGCGAGGTGTTCATCTCGGTGTTCCAGCGCATCGGCTCCTTCTCCGGCTCGGAGGCGCAGTTCCGCTCGTGGGTGTTCACCATCGCCCACCACCGCCTCGTCGACGAGCGCCGCCGGGCTCGCTCCCGCCCGCAGCGGTTCGTCCCCGAGCACGGTGTCGTCGAGGGTTCGCCGGCGGCGAGCGCCGAGCACGAGGCCGTGCGGCGCCTGAGCGACGACGCCGTACGCCAGATCTGCGAGCGGCTGGTGCCCGACCAGCGCGACGTGGTCGTCCTTCGCGTCCTCGGCCGCCTGACGGTCGAGGAGGTGGCGGAGGTGGTGGGCAAGTCCCCCGGCGCCGTCAAGGCCCTCCAGCGCCGCGGCTTCGCCGCCCTCCGGAGAATTTTCGAGCGCGAGGGCGTACCCCTGTGA
- a CDS encoding TadG family pilus assembly protein gives MTSYKTWFRRTKRCGDERGAVLMLAVPGLIVAMAACALSVDIGRQALAKRGVQSVADMAALDAARDPANAQAVGEAAAARNGFDLSVVGNSLAVEVGSVDAANNFSAGVEASAVRVTVGSVVDYIFAPGTRAVKARAVAKIHDPKRAGLMIGSSLASVDTTKAPLIDAVLGQMMGGSADVVGWQALLSSHVTLGELRGELVEAGVAAGTPEQLLDADLTLAQLAQATADALTAKGDSNASLYGGPYGIVAQSTTTTRFKLGSFMKLDVAGGDAVLDGEINAFHLLTASAMAANGTNTISIADAGVSVPGVTTTALSLQVIEPPVWVAGRAGVTASTAQVRLTVTPRLDLPITVAGLVLPTLTGALPLSLEAAGAQGTLKQITCPDPAGGIVVGVDTKPFAGDASATLRVSDATGPLLDIPTTGSIPETTPAATDLAFSYDDEFWPTAASKRAGSVPIGLAGLTSFSQDGDPTVLGLLSVPIIDVVNGAYAALGPVMGDLDTTILSPLLATLGVTIGASDVTAIRSDFTGCDSPPSGARRVMPSNRPPTRSRRRPTHLRCAPTSS, from the coding sequence GTGACCAGTTACAAAACATGGTTCCGCAGAACCAAGCGCTGCGGTGACGAGCGGGGCGCAGTGCTGATGCTGGCCGTCCCCGGGCTGATCGTCGCCATGGCCGCCTGTGCGCTGTCGGTCGACATCGGACGCCAGGCGCTCGCAAAGCGCGGCGTCCAGTCGGTTGCGGATATGGCCGCCCTCGACGCGGCACGCGACCCGGCCAACGCGCAGGCGGTGGGCGAGGCGGCCGCAGCGAGGAACGGGTTCGACCTCTCCGTGGTCGGCAACTCCTTGGCCGTCGAGGTCGGCTCGGTGGATGCCGCCAACAACTTCAGCGCCGGGGTGGAGGCCTCGGCGGTGCGGGTCACCGTCGGCTCAGTGGTCGACTACATCTTCGCCCCCGGCACCCGGGCGGTGAAGGCCCGGGCGGTGGCCAAGATCCACGACCCCAAGCGGGCCGGCTTGATGATCGGGTCGTCGCTGGCGTCGGTCGACACCACCAAGGCGCCCCTGATCGACGCCGTGCTCGGCCAGATGATGGGAGGCAGCGCGGACGTCGTGGGCTGGCAGGCACTGCTCAGCTCCCATGTCACCCTCGGTGAGCTGCGAGGCGAACTTGTCGAGGCGGGTGTGGCGGCGGGCACGCCAGAGCAGTTGCTCGACGCCGATCTGACCCTGGCCCAGCTGGCTCAGGCCACCGCCGACGCCTTGACGGCCAAGGGCGACTCCAACGCCAGCCTCTACGGCGGACCCTACGGCATCGTGGCCCAGTCCACCACCACCACCAGGTTCAAGCTGGGCAGTTTCATGAAGCTCGACGTGGCCGGCGGGGACGCGGTGCTGGACGGCGAGATCAACGCCTTCCACCTGCTCACGGCCAGCGCCATGGCGGCCAACGGCACCAACACCATCTCGATCGCCGACGCCGGCGTCAGCGTGCCGGGGGTGACCACCACCGCCCTCAGCCTGCAGGTGATCGAGCCCCCCGTGTGGGTGGCGGGAAGGGCGGGAGTGACCGCCAGCACCGCCCAGGTGCGCCTCACCGTCACCCCGCGCCTCGATCTGCCCATCACCGTGGCGGGGCTGGTGCTCCCAACGCTTACCGGCGCTCTGCCCTTGAGCCTCGAGGCGGCGGGGGCGCAGGGGACGCTGAAGCAGATCACCTGCCCCGACCCCGCCGGCGGGATCGTGGTGGGGGTCGACACCAAGCCCTTCGCCGGCGACGCCTCGGCCACGCTGCGCGTCAGCGACGCCACCGGGCCGCTGCTCGACATCCCGACCACCGGAAGCATCCCGGAGACGACGCCGGCCGCCACCGATCTGGCGTTCTCCTACGACGACGAGTTCTGGCCCACGGCCGCCAGCAAGCGGGCGGGGTCGGTGCCCATCGGGCTCGCCGGGCTCACCAGCTTCAGCCAGGACGGCGACCCCACGGTGCTGGGCCTCTTATCGGTCCCGATCATCGACGTGGTCAACGGTGCCTACGCCGCCCTCGGTCCGGTCATGGGCGACCTGGACACCACCATCCTCAGCCCGCTCCTCGCCACCCTGGGAGTGACCATCGGGGCGAGCGACGTGACCGCCATTAGGAGCGACTTCACCGGCTGCGACAGCCCGCCCTCCGGTGCTCGTCGGGTGATGCCTTCCAACCGGCCACCGACGCGCTCGCGACGCCGCCCCACGCACCTCCGCTGCGCCCCAACATCGTCGTGA
- a CDS encoding pyridoxamine 5'-phosphate oxidase family protein: MPAWRAVEEAEPVFARRVRRLFDAGRHKTIATLRKDGSPRISGIECEFADGVLRFGSMTGARKGADLRRDPRFALHGPTFHPEEGKERDWPGEAKIAGRAIPVGPATDEARDQPDGEMFVADVTEVVITRLDAEATGLVVEFWTPERGLRAVDRA; this comes from the coding sequence GTGCCGGCGTGGAGGGCGGTCGAGGAGGCTGAACCGGTGTTCGCCCGGCGGGTGCGGCGGCTGTTCGACGCCGGTCGCCACAAGACGATCGCGACGCTGCGCAAGGACGGCTCGCCGCGCATCTCGGGCATCGAGTGCGAGTTCGCCGACGGGGTCCTTCGCTTCGGTTCGATGACCGGCGCCCGCAAGGGCGCGGACCTCCGACGGGATCCCCGGTTCGCTCTGCACGGCCCTACCTTCCACCCCGAGGAGGGGAAGGAGCGCGACTGGCCGGGAGAGGCGAAGATCGCGGGACGAGCCATCCCCGTCGGGCCGGCCACGGACGAGGCGAGAGACCAACCGGACGGCGAGATGTTCGTCGCCGACGTCACCGAGGTCGTCATCACCCGACTCGACGCCGAGGCCACCGGGCTCGTGGTCGAATTCTGGACACCCGAGCGAGGACTACGAGCCGTCGACCGGGCGTAG
- a CDS encoding ester cyclase, whose product MATSDIHRELHDLFNRREFEALRQRVRADAVYVDHPRAISVKGPDEFVSWLQGWTTAMSDARCDDARYLDAGDTSVARFVGRGRNDGPLGPFPPSNQQLAFDICEILTYDADGMVTAGELYYDQATILTQMGVELPMPA is encoded by the coding sequence ATGGCGACCAGCGATATCCACCGCGAGCTGCACGACCTGTTCAACCGGCGAGAGTTCGAAGCGCTCCGCCAGCGGGTCCGGGCCGACGCGGTCTACGTGGACCATCCGAGGGCCATCTCCGTCAAGGGCCCCGACGAGTTCGTGTCGTGGCTCCAGGGCTGGACGACGGCCATGTCGGACGCCCGGTGCGACGACGCCCGGTACCTCGATGCCGGCGACACGAGCGTCGCCCGCTTCGTGGGCCGGGGGCGCAACGACGGTCCGCTCGGTCCGTTCCCGCCATCGAACCAGCAGCTCGCGTTCGACATCTGCGAGATCCTGACGTACGACGCCGACGGCATGGTGACCGCCGGCGAGCTGTACTACGACCAGGCGACCATCCTCACCCAGATGGGGGTCGAGCTACCCATGCCCGCCTGA